ATTCCAGGAAATCAAAGCCCGGCTCGGCCGCCAGCAACGACTTAAGGCATGGGCTACGTGCTTGATGTTATATCTTTTAACCACCAGGTCAAGACCGTCCAGACGCAGCCGTACCACGGTCGAACTGTTCCCCGCTTTCAGGATTTCTCCGGCCGGCAGAAAATCATCGGGAGCGGCCAGCAGCTTTTCCAGCTCCGGAGACTGATAACGGCGCTCCACCAGCCGAAAAAAACCGCCTTGGCGACCGGCGCTGACCGCCGTACAGCTTCGCCGACTTTTGGCCACGAAATTTTCCGCCTTGCTGCGGCGCTGTCGCGCCACCATGGCCCTGATTAGCGGCAGATCCTCGTTCAGCACGGACCAGCCCCGCATCCGGCAGTAATCGATCCACAAGGTTTCCAGATAAGAATCTATTCCGGCATAAGGTTCCGCCAGAAAAAGAGCGAAATTGGCCCGACTCTCCTCCCGGCTCAAAGCCCTCCCCGCTTGTTCCAGGGCAAACGCATCCCCGTCGATGGAATAGGCCCGATCCCGGCAAAAGAGAAAATTGCGCCAGTGAATATCCTTTTGCAGCAAACCCGCCTGATGCTGCGCGGCAATCTCGGCCACGACCCGGCCCAGAAAAAACGCACGTTTTGCGGTTTTCGTCTCCCAGAGTTCCAGCAGGGTCGCCACCGGTTCCAGCTCACGAAAAATCAACCCCGGCAAACCGGGCTCCGCAAGTGTGCCCGCAAAAAGCAGCTCCGGAGTCGCCAGGCCGGCTTGAGCCAGGGCTTTGACCCCGTCGAGCTCGCGCCGCCAGTGGCGCCGGGCCTTGACCGCATCGAGAAAGAGCTTGACGATAACCGGCCCCTTCCCGGCCCAGGACGCTTTCAGCACCATCCGCTTGCCCGGCACCAGGCGCAGTAGCCTGGTGCAGAACAGACCCCCGGCTTGGGCCTGGTCATAAGCTTGCGGAGAAAGACTAAAAGGCAAGGGCAGATCGTGACCGGCCCGCCGCAATGATTCCCGGTCGACGACCGCGCCCCCATTCTCCATCCGGTTCAGCATCAAAGACACCGGTAGTCCATAACCACGCCATCCTCTTCCCAACAGTTTTACCCGTTTTATAACTCACATCAGCGACCGGAAAAATCGATAAAAGAAGATATTACTATCATGCCACCGCTTAGGCAACAAAAAATACCCGTCCGCCCCTTTTTGCCGGACGGAGAGGCTTTTCCGGGCCGGCAATTCGCCACTCATTCCCGCCCGACTATCAGACAGCCACGATTTTTTGCTTGCGCGCCCCATAACAGATGCTCTATTGTCGAAGCCTTCCAGACCCTGATCTTCGCACCTGCGCAGACCGAAAGAGGTTTCCAAAAACAGCCATGTTTAACGCTCGCGAAAATTTTCCGGCAACCGTCAAGAAGATGCGGCGGCAGCCGGCGCCCTCCCAGGAAGAACCGGCCCATGCCATCGGGGTGAGCTTTTCCACGGTTAACCGCTGGGAGAACGGCAAGACGGTGCCCTCGAAACCGGCGCTGCGGCAGTTCGAGCAGTTTTGTGCGCTGAAACGCGAACAGAGAGAGCTGGCCTGATGAATAAAAAACAACTTTCCGAGCGCGATATCTGCACGAAGTACATCACGCCCGCCCTGGCACAAGCGGGCTGGGATATTGCAACTCAA
This genomic window from Pseudomonadota bacterium contains:
- a CDS encoding XRE family transcriptional regulator, with product MFNARENFPATVKKMRRQPAPSQEEPAHAIGVSFSTVNRWENGKTVPSKPALRQFEQFCALKREQRELA
- a CDS encoding serine/threonine protein kinase; this encodes MLNRMENGGAVVDRESLRRAGHDLPLPFSLSPQAYDQAQAGGLFCTRLLRLVPGKRMVLKASWAGKGPVIVKLFLDAVKARRHWRRELDGVKALAQAGLATPELLFAGTLAEPGLPGLIFRELEPVATLLELWETKTAKRAFFLGRVVAEIAAQHQAGLLQKDIHWRNFLFCRDRAYSIDGDAFALEQAGRALSREESRANFALFLAEPYAGIDSYLETLWIDYCRMRGWSVLNEDLPLIRAMVARQRRSKAENFVAKSRRSCTAVSAGRQGGFFRLVERRYQSPELEKLLAAPDDFLPAGEILKAGNSSTVVRLRLDGLDLVVKRYNIKHVAHALSRCWRPSRALISWNNAQRLQWWGLAVPEPVALLEKRVCGLRSTAYFISRYVPGRDALTLLGDPQGTGSEKKAWLQAFARLFQRLLELNLSHGDCKATNFICGRDGRLYLLDLDAMRSWKRPGRKFFAAVSRDYRRLLANWRDRPELQNEFTEILAGLKRP